GAGCGCAGTGGCTTTGCTGAAGAACGCACCCAAGCCGACTGACAAAGACATTGAGGAATCACTGGGCGGAAACCTGTGCCGCTGCGGAACGTATCTGCGCATACGGCAGGCGATCAAAACGGCTGCGCGACAACTGACCTAGGAGGTCCACAATGTCATCCGCAACCCTTTTCAAGACTGATCCAAGTCTCACTCGGCGGACCTTTCTGCGCGTCTCGACCACAGCGGCAGGCGGCCTGCTGGTCTCGCTGTATTTCGATCTTCCTCTCGGCGCGCAGCAACCAGAAAAGCCCAAAGCCGGACAGGAAGGCCAAGGACCGAAACCGGAACCCAAAGTGTATCCGCCGGAAGCGTTCGTGCACATCCGTCCTGACGGCAAGATTGTGATCCAAGTCAATCGGCTGGAATTCGGGCAGGGTGTGCAGACCGCACTGCCCATGCTGCTGGCTGATGAGATGGATGCTGACTGGTCGCAGGTGATTGCCGAGCTTGCTCCTGCGGCCGATGTCTATCGCGACCCGCTGTTTGGCATCCAGATGGTGGGCGGTTCCGGTTCGATTGCGCACTCCTTCCAGCAGTATCGTGAGCTCGGCGCCAAAACGCGCGCCATGCTGATCGCTGCCGCGGCTGCGCAGTGGAACGTAACGCCCGCGCAGTGCCGCGCCGAATCCAGCATCGTGTATGGACCAAATGGCCAGTCGGCAAAATACGCCGAGCTGGCGGACGCCGCAGCCCATCTGCCTGTACCTGAAAATGTTCAGCTCAAGAAGGAGAGCGATCTTCGGCTCGCGAACAAGAATGTGCGTCGTCTTGATAGCCGCGCAAAGTGCAATGGCTCACAGAAGTTTGGGCTCGACCTGGATCTTCCCGAAATGAAGGTCGCGCTGGTGGCGCATCCTCCGGTGTTCGGAGCGAAGGTCAAAAACTTCGATGCCAATGCAGCGCGAGCAATTTCCGGCGTGCAAGAAGTTTTTGAGATTCCACTCGTTCGTGGAACTGGAGTCGCGGTCGTGGCAGACCGATTCTGGACAGCAAAGCAAGCCCGCGACCGCCTGCGAGCTGAATGGGACACTACCAGCGTCGAGCGTCCCGACACAACGCAACTGTTCGCCAAATATCGCGAGTTGGCGCGAACGCCCGGCAATGTCGCGATTGCGCGTGGCGATGCCAAGGCGATGGATAGCATTTCACCCGCGAATCGGATCCTTGCTGACTACGAATTTCCATATCTGGCGCACACGCCGATGGAGCCCTTGAACACCACCGTTCGATTCGATGGTGATCGCGCCGAGGTTTGGGCCGGCTCGCAATTTCAGACAGTCGATCAAATGGCGATTGCCGAAGTGCTTGGCCTGAAGCCACAACAAGTGACGTTTCACACCGAGATGGCAGGCGGCGGGTTCGGCCGGCGTGCTACTCCCGACTCGCACGTTCAGCGTGAAGCTGCGACGATTGCGAAGCGTTTGCGCGGCACTCCGGTCAAATTGATCTGGACGCGCGAAGACGATGTGCAGGGCGGCTACTATCGCCCGATGTATGTCCATCGAATCGAGATCGGCATGGGCGCTGATGGAATGCCGGCGGCGTGGCGGCATGTGATTGTCGGACAGTCAATCGTCGCGGGAACACCCTTCGCGCCAATGATGGTGAAGAACGGCGTGGATTCCACCGCCGTCGAAGGCACTGCCGATACGCACTATGCCATCGCAAACTTCCAGGTTTCTGCGCACCATCCCGCGGTGAATGTTCCGGTGCTGTGGTGGCGGTCGGTAGGGCACACGCACACTGCGTTCGTGATGGAAACTCTGATTGATGAACTGGCGAGGCGCGCCAAAGCCGATCCCATCGCATACCGGCTGAAGCTGCTCTCGCCAGATGCGAAGAAGCTCCGAGGCTGTTTGGCTCTTCTCGAAGAAAAAACTGTCTCCTGGCGCAACAGCGTTGACCGCAACCATGCGGTCGGAATTGCCTGCCATGAGAGCTTCGAGACCGGCGTAGCCTGCGCTGTTGAAGTCTCAATAGAAGACAAGCGACCGAGAATTCATCGCGCGACGATCGCCGTCGATCTTGGATTCGCTGTGAATCCACTCACCATCGAGAGCCAGATGCAGGGTGGAGTGACGTTTGGCATAACGCAGGTGATGCCTGGGGGAGCCATCACGCTGAAGGATGGACGGGTGGAACAACGCAACTGGGATGGCTACACACCGCCGTATATGAAGGATGCTCCGGTCGTGGCGGAGGTCCACATCGTGCCCAGTTCCGAAAAGCCTTCTGGTTGCGGCGAACCGCCGGTCCCCGTGATCGCGCCAGCGATTGTCAACGCGCTGTCGCGGCTCACAGGCAAGCGCTATCGCACCCTTCCTCTAACTGAGATCTGAGCATCGCAACAAAAATTCCCGGGTAACACACTGGGAACGACTCGCCTGTTTCGGATTTTCCCCAAATTGGAATTCAACTCCCAGGAGTCGCCTACACATCGCTGCCCACACTCCGAAAACCCGGAGGGTAGGGCACTCGCTTGTGGGTTCATTACGGGAATGCAAAGGCAAGGCACCCGGCACTCATCCTTAGAGTTATTGTTGCCAGCCTCCGCCTAAGCCCTTGTAGAGCTGGACCAGCGACAGTAGCTCGTTGAGTTGAGCTTGTACCAAGCCCAGCTGGGCCGCGAAATAGTTTGTGTCGTTGGTGAGCACTTCCAGATAACTGGTCGCGCCACCTGTGTACCGCAAATGCGAGAGACGAGTCGCGTCCTGCACCGAGTCCACGAGCAACTTTTGCTGCTCGCGAAATTCCTGAGTCTTGCGATATGCAATCAGCGAGTCGGAGACGTCGCGAAAAGCGCCCTGAACGGTCTGCTGATAGAAAAGCAAGCTCTCCTGCTGGCGGGCTTCGGCGAAGCGAACGTTTGATCGCAGTCTACCCCCAGTGAAGATTGGCTGTGCCAGCGTTGAACCAAAGCTCCAGAATCCGGCGGGACTAGTGAATAGGTTGGTCAGTGCCGAGCTTTGGTATCCCGAGCTTGCGGTAAGAGAGATCTGCGGGAAGTATGCGGCTCTCGCCACACCGATTTGAGCGTTGAACGCGATCAACTGCTGTTCGGCCTGATGGATGTCCGGCCGCCGCTCCAGCAAAGAGGAAGGAAGGCCCGCAGGAACGGTGGGAGGATGGTACTGTTCCGTCAACTGCTTGCCGCGTGATACCGGAGCCGGATTGTTTCCCAAAAGGATACTGATGAAGTTCTCTTCCTGCTCAATCTGCTGCTCCAGCAACGGAACCTCTGAGGCTGCAGTGAAGACCAGTTGCTCGGCTTGACGTACGTCGAGCATGGAGGTTGCACCCCCCTGGGCCAGCAGGTTGGTTAATCTAAGGGAATCCTGACGCGATGCGAGCGTGCGCCGGGAAATATCGAGCTGGAGGTCGAGCGCGCGTAACTGAAAATAAGCGCCTGTAAGATTCGCAATCAGCTCAGTAATGATCTCGCGCTGCGCCCATTCGGTAGCAAGAAGGCTTGCCCGCGCTGATTCCGTCGCACGGCGGAATTTTCCCCAAAAATCCAACTCCCAGTCGAAGGCCAGTCCAACGCGGTTCGTGTTTGTGTCGATTGCAGGAAATATCCCCTGCCGGGAATTGCGTAGATTTAAGGCTGCCGCCTCGCCGGAGACTGTGGGAAACTGATCGGCACGCGTGATGCCGAGGAGTGCTTGAGCCTGAAGAACGCGACTTGCGGCACGGCGGACATCGTAATTCTGTTGAAGCGCGGTCTTGATGAGTTCCTTCAGTTGATCGTCCTGGAATACGTCCCACCATTTCTCGTCCGCCAGAGATTTGGCGTCAGTCTTGCCCGCTTCGTCCGGAGTCAATCCGCGATAGACGGTTGGCGTATTGATCGCCGGCTTCTTGTAGTTCGGACCGACAGCACACCCCGAAATGAAGATCACGAGCAGCAGCGGAAAAACAGGGCCTTTCATGTTAATCATCTCCTGCTCGCGCGGCTCGCATCTCAACCACATCAGCCGGTTCTTTCGTCTTGGATCGGGAAACCAGGTAGAACATCGCGGGGATGAAGAAAATCCCAATCGCACTCGCCGCGAGCATTCCGCCGATGACCGTCGTTCCCATGATCTGCCGAGCCACCGACCCTGCTCCGGTCGCCGTCCACAAAGGGATGCATCCGAAGATGAAGGCCAGGGAGGTCATAAGGATTGGCCGCAGCCGCAGTCGGGCTCCTTCCAGGGCCGCATCGACCAGGGGCTTACCCTTATCGTGCTCGTCCTTGGCGAATTCAACGATCAGAATGGCATTCTTGGCGGCAAGGCCGATCAACATGACCAATCCAATTTGGGAATAAACATCGCTTTCGATTTGCACCATGTAGGGCGGGTAGAAGGCACTGATCAGCATGCGTCGGAGCCAGAGAACCACAAACGCTCCGAATACCGCGACTGGCGTACTGAGCAGGACGCTAAACGGCAACGTCCAGCTTTCATAGAGCGCCGCAAGGATCAGAAACACGAAGAGAAGTGATAGTCCGAAGATTACCCCCGGCGAGACACCCTGCTGCGCCTTCTTCTCCTGGAATGAGATGCCCAGATAGTCGTATCCCATTTCGGCAGGCATCGTCTGGGAAAACACTTGCTCTAAGGCTGCCATCGCCTGGTTGGAACTGTAACCTGGCGCCGCGCTGCCGTTGATTTGCGCGCAGCGAAAGAGGTTATAGCGCATGGTGAATTCGGGTCCAGGCCGCGCTTCAAACCTGGTGATTGCAGAGAGCGGCACCATAGTTCCGTTTCGGTTTTTGACGTAGAACTGCCCCACGTTCTCCGCGTTGGTACGGTAATCGCCCTCCGCCTCGATATAGACCTGCCACTGTCGTCCAAAGCGATTGAAGTAATTGATGAACAGGCCACCCATGAAAGCCTGAACTGTTCGGTAAACGTCGTTGATGGCGACACCCTGCTTGATTACCTTGTCGCGATCTACGTCGATGAATTGCTGCGGAACGCTGCCCAGAAAAGTAGTATTCACACTTCCAATCTCCGGACGCTTCCGTGCTGCGGCCAGGAATGTGTTCAGGTTGGACGCGAGGAATTGCACGTCCTTGCCGGCACGATCCTCAAGAACAAATGTGAATCCGCCCGAAGTGCCAACACCCGGAATGGCAGGCGGAGAGAAGTCGAAGGCAATTCCTTCCGGGATTTGGCTGAGCTGGCGATTCAGGCGTGCCTTGATCACCTGGAACTGCTCTTCCCGGCTCTTCCGATCGTCCCACTGCTTCAGCGTGACCCAGAAGAATGCGTTGTAAGTAGAACGCGTGAAGCTGAGCAGACTGAAACCAACAACGCTCGTGGTCGACTCCACGCCCGGAGTATTTGCCAGGATGCTCTCAATCTTTCGTGCCACTCGTTCCGTACGCTCAGTTGAGGCTGCGCTGGGCAGTTGCAGGTTGACGTATAGATATCCCTGGTCTTCGTCGGGAAGGAAGCTGGAAGGCACTTTGTGACTGAAAAATGCAGCGGCTGCTGCAAAAGCTCCAAGCATCACCAGAGCGACGGCAGATTTGCGAATGAGGGCGCCACAAACTTTAACGTAGCCATTCGTGGCTCTTTCAAATGTGCGATTGAACCAATCAAAGAACCTTCTCAACAGGCCGCGGCTTTTTTCTCTGGGCCGGAGCAGCAGCGCAGCCAATGCCGGACTGAGGCTGAGGGCGTTGAACGCGGAGATCAGCACTGAGATGGCAATCGTGATCGCGAACTGCTGATACAGCCTTCCCGTGATCCCCGGAATGAAGGCCGTAGGTATGAAGACCGCCGATAACACCAGCGCAATTCCCACTACAGGACCGGAGATCTCTTCCATTGCTCTCAGGGAAGCGTCTTTCGGTGACATGCCGTCTTCGATGTGGCGCTCTACGGCTTCCACGACCACGATCGCATCATCCACCACCAGGCCGATCGCCAACACCAGACCAAACAGCGAGAGCGTGTTGATCGAAAATCCAAATAGCGGAAAGAAGACAAATGTGCCCACCAGGGAGACCGGCACAGCCAGCAGCGGAATAAGCGTGGCTCGCCATCCTTGTAGAAAGAGAAAAACGACAAGGATTACCAGCGCAATCGCGATGACCAGAGTGAGGATGATCTCCTTGATTCCCTGGACCACCGATCGCGTCGTATCGAGCGCGATGGCAAAATCCATATCCTGGGGAAAACGGGTTTTCAGGTCGGCGATCAACTTCTTGACGCCGTTTGCAGCGTCGACGGCGTTCGATCCGGGAAGTTGATAGACCGCAACTATGGCACTCGGATGTCCATTCAACCGCCCAGCCACCGTGTAGTCCTGCGCTCCAAGCTCGATCCGGGCTACGTCTTTTACGCGCACCACGCCACCGTCCGGCGATTCGCGCACCACAATCTGCCCGAATTCTTCCGGAGAAGTCAGTCGTCCCTGTGCGCGAACCGCATAGGCGAACTGCTGTCCTGAAGGGATAGGCTCTCCCCCAACTTTCCCAGCAGGGTTGACTGTGTTTTGCGTTTGAACCGCATTCACAATCTCCGGGACGGTGATCGCCAGTTTGGCAAGCTGATCCGGCTTCACCCACATACGCATCGCGTATTGGCCCGCGCCAAAAACCTGGACCTGCCCAATTCCCGGCGAGCGCGTAATCGGATCGACAAGGTTGATGTATGCGTAGTTAGCGAGAAACTTCGCATCGTATGTGCCGTGGGGCGAGTTCACCGATATCAGCATTAGAGGTGCCGTTACCGATTTGCGCACAGTGATTCCGTAGTTGGTAACGTCGGTCGGGAGCTGTGATGCAGCCTGTGTTTCCCTGGATTGGGCAAGAATCAGGTCGTTGTTCGGATCGGTCTTTACGTCAAAGTTCACTATCAACGTAGTCTGTGAGTTCCCGGTCGCATTCAACGAATACATGTAGTTCATGTTGTCCACTCCGCTCATCTGCTGCTCGATAGGAGTGGCAACCGCTTGCTCGAGAGTCTCCGCGTCTGCGCCTACGTAAGTGGCTAGTATCTGAATTTCGGGAGGGGCGATATTGGGAAACTGCGCGATCGGAAGGCCGATAATTGTCACCGCGCCCACAATGACCGTAACGATGGCGATGACCATCGCAACGATTGGACGATTAATGAAGAACTTCGAC
This Acidobacteriota bacterium DNA region includes the following protein-coding sequences:
- a CDS encoding transporter, with the translated sequence MKGPVFPLLLVIFISGCAVGPNYKKPAINTPTVYRGLTPDEAGKTDAKSLADEKWWDVFQDDQLKELIKTALQQNYDVRRAASRVLQAQALLGITRADQFPTVSGEAAALNLRNSRQGIFPAIDTNTNRVGLAFDWELDFWGKFRRATESARASLLATEWAQREIITELIANLTGAYFQLRALDLQLDISRRTLASRQDSLRLTNLLAQGGATSMLDVRQAEQLVFTAASEVPLLEQQIEQEENFISILLGNNPAPVSRGKQLTEQYHPPTVPAGLPSSLLERRPDIHQAEQQLIAFNAQIGVARAAYFPQISLTASSGYQSSALTNLFTSPAGFWSFGSTLAQPIFTGGRLRSNVRFAEARQQESLLFYQQTVQGAFRDVSDSLIAYRKTQEFREQQKLLVDSVQDATRLSHLRYTGGATSYLEVLTNDTNYFAAQLGLVQAQLNELLSLVQLYKGLGGGWQQ
- a CDS encoding hydrophobe/amphiphile efflux-1 family RND transporter; the encoded protein is MSKFFINRPIVAMVIAIVTVIVGAVTIIGLPIAQFPNIAPPEIQILATYVGADAETLEQAVATPIEQQMSGVDNMNYMYSLNATGNSQTTLIVNFDVKTDPNNDLILAQSRETQAASQLPTDVTNYGITVRKSVTAPLMLISVNSPHGTYDAKFLANYAYINLVDPITRSPGIGQVQVFGAGQYAMRMWVKPDQLAKLAITVPEIVNAVQTQNTVNPAGKVGGEPIPSGQQFAYAVRAQGRLTSPEEFGQIVVRESPDGGVVRVKDVARIELGAQDYTVAGRLNGHPSAIVAVYQLPGSNAVDAANGVKKLIADLKTRFPQDMDFAIALDTTRSVVQGIKEIILTLVIAIALVILVVFLFLQGWRATLIPLLAVPVSLVGTFVFFPLFGFSINTLSLFGLVLAIGLVVDDAIVVVEAVERHIEDGMSPKDASLRAMEEISGPVVGIALVLSAVFIPTAFIPGITGRLYQQFAITIAISVLISAFNALSLSPALAALLLRPREKSRGLLRRFFDWFNRTFERATNGYVKVCGALIRKSAVALVMLGAFAAAAAFFSHKVPSSFLPDEDQGYLYVNLQLPSAASTERTERVARKIESILANTPGVESTTSVVGFSLLSFTRSTYNAFFWVTLKQWDDRKSREEQFQVIKARLNRQLSQIPEGIAFDFSPPAIPGVGTSGGFTFVLEDRAGKDVQFLASNLNTFLAAARKRPEIGSVNTTFLGSVPQQFIDVDRDKVIKQGVAINDVYRTVQAFMGGLFINYFNRFGRQWQVYIEAEGDYRTNAENVGQFYVKNRNGTMVPLSAITRFEARPGPEFTMRYNLFRCAQINGSAAPGYSSNQAMAALEQVFSQTMPAEMGYDYLGISFQEKKAQQGVSPGVIFGLSLLFVFLILAALYESWTLPFSVLLSTPVAVFGAFVVLWLRRMLISAFYPPYMVQIESDVYSQIGLVMLIGLAAKNAILIVEFAKDEHDKGKPLVDAALEGARLRLRPILMTSLAFIFGCIPLWTATGAGSVARQIMGTTVIGGMLAASAIGIFFIPAMFYLVSRSKTKEPADVVEMRAARAGDD
- a CDS encoding carbon monoxide dehydrogenase: MSSATLFKTDPSLTRRTFLRVSTTAAGGLLVSLYFDLPLGAQQPEKPKAGQEGQGPKPEPKVYPPEAFVHIRPDGKIVIQVNRLEFGQGVQTALPMLLADEMDADWSQVIAELAPAADVYRDPLFGIQMVGGSGSIAHSFQQYRELGAKTRAMLIAAAAAQWNVTPAQCRAESSIVYGPNGQSAKYAELADAAAHLPVPENVQLKKESDLRLANKNVRRLDSRAKCNGSQKFGLDLDLPEMKVALVAHPPVFGAKVKNFDANAARAISGVQEVFEIPLVRGTGVAVVADRFWTAKQARDRLRAEWDTTSVERPDTTQLFAKYRELARTPGNVAIARGDAKAMDSISPANRILADYEFPYLAHTPMEPLNTTVRFDGDRAEVWAGSQFQTVDQMAIAEVLGLKPQQVTFHTEMAGGGFGRRATPDSHVQREAATIAKRLRGTPVKLIWTREDDVQGGYYRPMYVHRIEIGMGADGMPAAWRHVIVGQSIVAGTPFAPMMVKNGVDSTAVEGTADTHYAIANFQVSAHHPAVNVPVLWWRSVGHTHTAFVMETLIDELARRAKADPIAYRLKLLSPDAKKLRGCLALLEEKTVSWRNSVDRNHAVGIACHESFETGVACAVEVSIEDKRPRIHRATIAVDLGFAVNPLTIESQMQGGVTFGITQVMPGGAITLKDGRVEQRNWDGYTPPYMKDAPVVAEVHIVPSSEKPSGCGEPPVPVIAPAIVNALSRLTGKRYRTLPLTEI